A window of Streptomyces sp. NBC_01571 genomic DNA:
ACCAGCGCGAGCACCTCGAACGCCCCGTCGCTGTTCTGGTAGATCGCGCCCGCCGTGCGGGGCCCGATCTGCGCCGTGATGTCGCTGGTCATCGGGCACCCCCGGCCTGCGCCAGCGTCTCGGCCAGCCGAGCCGCCGCCGCCTGCGCCGCCGCCAGGTCCGCCGCCGCCTGCTGCCTCGCGGCCTCCAGCGCCGCCGCCGCCTGCTGCCTCGCCGCGTCGTCGCTCATGCCGCCGCCCCGATCCACGACGCCAGCCGCGCCACCGCGTCGGAGTCGTCCTGGAAGTCGGTCGCCTGCTCCCGGCGCACCCGCGCCAGCCGGTAGTGGTCCACCACCCGGCACCGCGCCATGAACGCCAGCAGACCCGCCGGCCGCGCCACCTCGTTGCCGCGCAGCAGGTACCGCCACGCCGCCACCCACACGTCCTGCGCCAGGTCGTCCACCAAGTCCAGGTCGCCGTAGCGCACCGTCCGGCCGACCACGCCCCGCACCATCGGCGCGTACTCACCGAACCAGCCCGCCAGCAGCTGCCGCGCCTGGTCGTCCTCCGGACGCACCGCGCCACCCACCACCCGGTACGGGTGCGGCCCACGCGGACGCTGCGGAAGCGGCTCCTTCGTCTTGCCATGCTCATCAGCGCGCGGGGCCACCTGCGCTAACGGCATCCGTTCTGCCACGATCGACACGTTGGATCTCCCTCTCATCCAGGGGTTCCGACAGCGGGACCGGTGCGCTAACACCGGGTCCCGCCGCCCGGTCTGGTGCGCTAACACCAGGCCGGGCACCTGCGTTTTCGCAGGTCGGAGGCTGCTTCCTGCATGGCTGTCGCTAAGCACTGCCATCCGGGCGACTTGCAGCTTCCTATAGGAAGTTATGCCGTACTTCAGGTATCGTCAACCACATCCGATAGGAAGCTAGGAAGGAAGGAGGCGAGATGAGCGCCGGAACCGTGGCCAAGATGGTGGACGACCTGCGGCAACTGATCCACGAGGGAGAGTTGCAGCCTCATGCCCAGTTGCCGTCGACCCGGGCCCTGATGAACACGTACGGCCTGTCCGACAACGCCGTGTACCGGGCCGTGGCTCTGCTCAAGTCGGACGGCTACGTCTACAGCCGTCAAGGGGCGGGGGTGTTCGTAGCCGACCGCCGCGCGCTGATCACGGGGGCGGAACGAATCGGAGGGATCACTCGGCCAGGCGAGCAGATCGAGTGGCGGCACA
This region includes:
- a CDS encoding RNA polymerase sigma factor yields the protein MSIVAERMPLAQVAPRADEHGKTKEPLPQRPRGPHPYRVVGGAVRPEDDQARQLLAGWFGEYAPMVRGVVGRTVRYGDLDLVDDLAQDVWVAAWRYLLRGNEVARPAGLLAFMARCRVVDHYRLARVRREQATDFQDDSDAVARLASWIGAAA